The Enterobacter huaxiensis sequence GCCCATGATGACGCCGCAATCGCGCAGATCGTAATAGTGCTCGGGTTTTTCGTCGCCAAAGGCCATCTGCATCGCCTCCCTCGCAGAGGCCAACGTCAGGCGCGCAAAACGCGGCAGTCGACGACGGATCGCAGCGGGCACTCCCTTGAGCGAAGGTTCCTCATCGATCAGCCCGTAAAAGCGAGATTTGATCCCGGCGGCCGATTTGTCGCAATAGCGATACCCGGGCTTGTAGTCCATGATGGCCGCCCAGCTTTCAGCGGAATTCATCCCCAATGGGGTAACCGCGCCATAGCCGGTGACCACCACCCGGCGTGGCCTTTTCGAGGTCTGTAAAATATCCGTTTGCATGATTTATCCTTGTTGATTCACGGTGTCGTTTTCCCCACCCCCCAGCGCCAGCCAGAGTTTCATCGTGGAATACAGATAGTTGTATTGGGTTTTCACCAGCGCGTTTTCGCTATCCAGCAACGTGTTTTGCGCATCCAGCAGCGTTTGATACACCACGGCACCGTGGCGATACTGGCTTTCCACCAGCGTCAGTCGCTGCTGGCTTAACGCCAGATCGTCCAACTGACGCTGTTTTTCCTGCTGCCAGGTCAGGCGCTGCGACATTGCGTTATCGATATCCTGCAATGCGCTATAGGAGGCTTTCCTGAACTGGATCGCCGCGGTCTGTACATCCAGCTCGGACTGTTCGATGGTGAGGCGTACCTTGTTCCACTGGATGAACGGCAGATCCAGGGCTGAACCCAACGTTCTTGCCGGATTACTGAACCACTGTTGGAAAATGGCCGCCCCGGCATTGAGCGACGCATTCAGCGTCAGAGAGGGATAAAAGCTCAGGTGCGCAACATCCGAACCGGCCAGCGCAGCACGTAAATTAAGTTCTGCTGAATGAACATCTGGCCTTCTGGCAATAACCTCCAGCGGCAGGCGCTGGGCCACCGGCACGCTTTGATGAATATCCAGCCCATCTCGTTGTGCAGGGTACTGACCCGGTGGACGACTCAGTAAAATCGCGAGGGCATTACGGCTTTCATCACGCTGCTGAGAGAGATCCTGCAGGCTTACCTCCCGACTGAGAACGGTTTGCTGCGCCTGCAGGTAATCAAGCTGGCCGAGATCGCCGGCGCGCCAGCGAGAAGTCACCATCTTCAGCGTTTCCTGAGCAATGTGCAGGCTCCGCTGCATATTGGCGATTTGCTGGTTCAGGCTGGCTATCTGCCAGTAGAGTTGGGACGTTGTGCCAATCAGCGTCAGGGCGGTGGCCCGCAAATCTTGTTCCGATGCCTTGGCCAGCCAGTCGGACTGCTCACGCGTGCGCGCCAGCTTTCCCCACAGATCCAGCTCATACGAGGCCGACAGAGCATTGCTGTAACTCTCCGCGGGTGTCGTATTGCGTCGCAAATTCTGGGTATTACTTGCGCTGGCGCTGGCGGAAAAATCCGGCGTCACATTAAGATTTGAAATACCTGCTGCGAGTAGCGCCTGCTTAAGCTTGATGCCTGCCAGCGCCAAATCGTTATTAGATTGCAGGCTGGCAACAATAAGATTTGATAACGTCGGATCGCCGAAGTTGTCCCACCAGTGAGGGGTAAAATGCGCCACGCCTTCACCTGTATCCTGCACGCGCCAGGCATCGGGGACGGAAAGTAGCGGCCGTTGATATTCACTTTTCAGTGCCTGGCCACAGCCGACAAGCAGCATAGCCATCGCCGCCGTTACGGATAGCGTAAATGTATTCATTCTCGTGCCAGCGCCTCCGTCGGGTGCAAACGGGCAGCATTGCGTGCCGGGAAAAAGCCAAATCCCAGCCCGATCAGCGCGGAGAATCCGCAGGCCAGAAGGATCGGTGGCCAGGTAAAAATCATGGTGAATTCCTGGGTAATCTGAGAAAAGATCAGCCCCGC is a genomic window containing:
- a CDS encoding efflux transporter outer membrane subunit — translated: MNTFTLSVTAAMAMLLVGCGQALKSEYQRPLLSVPDAWRVQDTGEGVAHFTPHWWDNFGDPTLSNLIVASLQSNNDLALAGIKLKQALLAAGISNLNVTPDFSASASASNTQNLRRNTTPAESYSNALSASYELDLWGKLARTREQSDWLAKASEQDLRATALTLIGTTSQLYWQIASLNQQIANMQRSLHIAQETLKMVTSRWRAGDLGQLDYLQAQQTVLSREVSLQDLSQQRDESRNALAILLSRPPGQYPAQRDGLDIHQSVPVAQRLPLEVIARRPDVHSAELNLRAALAGSDVAHLSFYPSLTLNASLNAGAAIFQQWFSNPARTLGSALDLPFIQWNKVRLTIEQSELDVQTAAIQFRKASYSALQDIDNAMSQRLTWQQEKQRQLDDLALSQQRLTLVESQYRHGAVVYQTLLDAQNTLLDSENALVKTQYNYLYSTMKLWLALGGGENDTVNQQG